In Deltaproteobacteria bacterium, the genomic window GCAGAAGTGGTCCACGCCGCCGTGCTCCTCCGAGCCGCGAGACTGGAACGAGGCTTCGTGCAGCAGGAAGATGATGCTTCCGCCCACCTCCATGGCGGCCGCCTCCACGCTGCTGCTGCCGAGCATGCGGCGGTCCACCATCTCGAAACCAAAAAGATCGCTGTAGAACCGGATGGAGCGGTCGAGGTCGGTGACCTTGACACCCACGTGGTCGAGTAGCGCCATCACGCACCTCCTTGTCAGATAGGAAATCTATACCCTGAAGCCGCGGCGAACGGT contains:
- a CDS encoding VOC family protein, translating into MALLDHVGVKVTDLDRSIRFYSDLFGFEMVDRRMLGSSSVEAAAMEVGGSIIFLLHEASFQSRGSEEHGGVDHFCLTFTDAEFREILERIKAMGVRLEGGVVPRTGATGRSDSQYILDPDGNQIEVKTGLT